Proteins encoded together in one Bacteroides zoogleoformans window:
- a CDS encoding nuclear transport factor 2 family protein translates to MTPKEILQEWIDCFNAADAVALANLYAQDAINHQVANTPVIGKTAIHKMFVNEFATSKMVCIVEHIFEDGEWAIMEWKDPLGLRGCGFFHVQNDKIVFQRGYWDKLSFLKQHGLTVENSDKNPNT, encoded by the coding sequence ATGACGCCAAAAGAGATACTACAAGAATGGATTGACTGCTTCAACGCCGCCGATGCAGTCGCTTTGGCAAACTTATACGCTCAGGATGCCATAAACCATCAAGTCGCAAACACCCCGGTTATAGGAAAAACAGCTATCCATAAAATGTTTGTAAATGAATTTGCAACCTCAAAAATGGTTTGTATTGTTGAGCATATATTCGAGGATGGAGAATGGGCTATCATGGAATGGAAAGATCCGCTCGGGTTGCGAGGATGCGGATTCTTCCATGTGCAAAACGATAAAATCGTTTTCCAAAGAGGTTATTGGGATAAGCTCAGCTTTCTCAAACAGCACGGTTTAACCGT